One window of Sulfurospirillum sp. 1612 genomic DNA carries:
- a CDS encoding thioredoxin family protein, whose amino-acid sequence MIKKILMTFATLLLSVTFLNAATGKVVGGAAHDMPSWFKLSFLDISDDAQEAAENNKHLMLFLDLDGCPYCAKMLHDSFFPKNKTSDFIKAHFDVVQIRITGDRDVTWDDDTTMSEKAFAKKMKVYFTPTMLFLDGNKNIVARVDGYRSPENFLNILKYVNGKYYKKMKLDVFLNKVKNKNLYKLKPNKLFSNITDLSKVSTPLAVILEDGSCTQCDYLHNVTFKNKDVAKQLKKYTIVRLDASSNKPIIDVSGHKTTPKEMALKMNLNYRPTILLYNQKKLRLTIDALLYSFHFKERLRYVSGEYYKKYKTYHEYSQMRKAQLLKEGATINLAN is encoded by the coding sequence ATGATTAAAAAGATTTTGATGACGTTTGCAACCCTGTTGCTTTCGGTTACTTTTTTAAATGCAGCTACGGGCAAAGTAGTAGGTGGGGCCGCACATGATATGCCAAGTTGGTTCAAACTGAGTTTTCTTGATATTAGTGATGATGCGCAAGAAGCGGCTGAAAACAACAAGCATTTGATGTTATTTTTGGATTTGGATGGCTGCCCTTATTGTGCGAAAATGCTTCATGATAGTTTTTTTCCAAAAAATAAAACGAGTGATTTCATCAAAGCACATTTTGATGTCGTACAGATTCGCATCACAGGAGATCGCGATGTGACATGGGATGATGATACGACGATGAGTGAGAAAGCCTTTGCCAAGAAGATGAAAGTCTATTTTACTCCGACGATGCTATTCTTGGATGGAAATAAAAATATTGTCGCCCGAGTTGATGGGTACCGTTCTCCTGAAAATTTTCTGAATATCCTCAAATACGTCAATGGTAAATATTATAAAAAGATGAAACTAGATGTCTTTTTGAACAAAGTCAAAAATAAAAATCTTTATAAATTAAAACCTAACAAACTCTTTTCAAATATCACAGACCTCTCCAAAGTCTCGACACCATTGGCTGTCATTCTTGAAGATGGCAGTTGTACACAATGTGATTATCTGCACAATGTGACGTTTAAAAATAAAGATGTGGCAAAACAATTGAAAAAATACACCATTGTGCGACTTGATGCCTCATCAAATAAACCGATTATCGATGTATCTGGGCACAAAACGACGCCAAAAGAGATGGCTTTGAAGATGAATCTCAATTACAGACCGACCATTTTGTTGTACAATCAAAAGAAACTTCGATTGACGATTGATGCTCTTTTGTATAGTTTCCATTTCAAAGAAAGATTGCGATATGTGAGTGGTGAGTATTATAAAAAATACAAGACGTATCATGAATATTCACAAATGCGAAAAGCACAACTTCTCAAAGAAGGGGCGACTATTAATCTCGCCAACTAA
- the glmS gene encoding glutamine--fructose-6-phosphate transaminase (isomerizing) has product MCGIVGYIGKKEKKTFLLNGLKELEYRGYDSAGIAVLHQNEINYFKAAGKLENLVNKTKDFSSNGFGLGIAHTRWATHGKPTEINAHPHWGAFSLVIHNGIIENYMEIKKELQEDGVEFVSQTDTEIIVHLFEKFIALDFEPHVAFEKTIQSLHGAYAILLISKVAPDTIFFAKNAVPLILGRNSESELFFGSSDAPLIGFAQEVSYLEDGTYGWASEKEIALFHHDEKIKPNFKPLNSSKIYAQKDGYRFFMEKEIYEQSSVVSETLMGRIKDDVVFLEELKDYDFNTIDEIKICACGTSYHAALTASYLIERLAKIRCSVEIASEFRYKEPLLDTKTLFLVISQSGETADTLEALKMAKKAGLKTLSVCNVDNSSIVRVSDATILTRAGIEKGVASTKAFATQVLTLWLLALYVAKAKNTLEEAHYEAEIKALRAIPTVLKVDERVHEKLHRLSKRYLHGHGFFFIGRDIFFPLALEGALKLKEISYLHAEGYPSGEMKHGPIALADSNLFTIALMPRTLLYEKTKSNVEELSARDATILAISPQEFELADDFIKTKVYTHPMCEFFEMMVITQLLALEVSIRLGNDVDMPRNLAKSVTVE; this is encoded by the coding sequence ATGTGCGGTATTGTAGGCTATATAGGCAAAAAAGAGAAAAAAACATTTTTATTAAACGGATTAAAAGAATTAGAATACAGAGGGTATGACAGTGCCGGTATTGCGGTACTTCATCAAAATGAAATCAACTACTTTAAAGCAGCGGGAAAACTGGAGAATTTAGTCAATAAAACCAAAGATTTCAGCTCCAATGGATTTGGTTTGGGCATCGCGCACACCAGATGGGCAACGCACGGCAAGCCCACAGAAATCAATGCACATCCGCATTGGGGTGCCTTCTCTTTAGTCATTCACAATGGTATTATCGAAAATTATATGGAAATCAAAAAAGAGCTCCAAGAAGACGGCGTCGAATTTGTGAGCCAAACCGACACGGAAATCATCGTGCATCTTTTTGAGAAATTTATCGCTTTGGATTTTGAACCGCATGTCGCATTTGAAAAGACCATCCAATCCTTGCATGGTGCTTATGCGATACTTTTGATTTCCAAAGTCGCACCCGATACGATATTTTTCGCTAAAAATGCCGTGCCGTTGATTCTTGGACGCAACAGCGAATCAGAACTCTTTTTTGGCTCTTCTGATGCGCCTTTGATTGGATTTGCACAAGAGGTCTCCTATCTTGAAGATGGCACTTATGGATGGGCCAGTGAAAAAGAGATCGCACTCTTTCATCATGATGAAAAAATCAAACCAAATTTTAAACCCCTTAATTCCAGTAAAATCTACGCACAAAAAGATGGCTACCGATTTTTCATGGAAAAAGAGATTTACGAACAATCCAGTGTTGTGAGTGAAACTTTGATGGGACGTATCAAAGATGATGTTGTGTTTTTGGAAGAATTAAAAGATTATGACTTTAACACAATCGATGAAATCAAAATCTGCGCTTGCGGTACGAGCTACCACGCCGCACTCACAGCAAGCTACTTGATAGAACGCTTAGCAAAAATTCGATGCTCTGTTGAAATCGCCAGTGAATTTCGATACAAAGAGCCGCTCTTAGATACCAAAACCCTCTTTTTGGTCATCAGTCAAAGCGGAGAAACGGCCGATACCCTTGAAGCACTCAAGATGGCCAAAAAAGCTGGCCTCAAAACCCTCTCTGTGTGTAATGTAGACAACTCCTCGATTGTCAGAGTCAGTGATGCTACCATCCTCACCCGAGCGGGAATCGAAAAAGGGGTGGCAAGTACCAAAGCTTTTGCAACACAAGTGTTGACCTTGTGGCTCTTAGCGCTCTATGTCGCCAAAGCTAAAAACACGCTAGAAGAGGCCCACTATGAGGCAGAAATCAAAGCATTACGCGCGATTCCTACGGTGTTAAAAGTCGATGAGCGTGTTCATGAAAAACTCCACCGACTCTCCAAACGCTACTTGCACGGACACGGATTTTTCTTTATTGGAAGAGATATCTTTTTTCCGCTCGCACTTGAGGGAGCACTCAAACTCAAAGAGATCAGCTATCTGCATGCAGAGGGATATCCATCCGGTGAGATGAAACACGGCCCTATCGCACTGGCTGATAGTAATCTTTTTACTATTGCGTTGATGCCACGCACCTTATTGTATGAAAAAACAAAAAGCAATGTCGAAGAATTAAGCGCACGTGATGCTACGATTTTAGCCATCAGTCCACAAGAGTTCGAGCTTGCTGATGATTTTATCAAAACCAAAGTCTATACGCATCCAATGTGTGAATTTTTCGAGATGATGGTCATCACACAACTGTTGGCACTTGAAGTATCGATTCGATTGGGTAATGATGTCGATATGCCAAGAAACCTCGCCAAAAGCGTCACTGTAGAATAG
- the trpB gene encoding tryptophan synthase subunit beta, whose protein sequence is MKQKPYLQAFPNAEGYFGKFGGAFLPPQLIEQFKQIEKAYLTIGNSHNFIQELRDIRKHYQGRPTPVYYAKRLTEYVGGGRIYLKREDLNHTGAHKLNHCMGEALLAKYLGKEKLIAETGAGQHGVALATAAAYFGLECEIHMGEVDIEKEHPNVIRMKMLGAKVVPVSFGAKTLKEAVDSAFDAYLKESDRAIYAIGSVVGPHPFPKMVRDFQSIVGIEAKEQFFEMTGNLPDNLVACVGGGSNAMGLFSAFIEDPCEIYGVEPLGRGTKLGEHAASLNYGSEGVLHGFNSIMLQNTDGTPAPVYSIASGLDYPSVGPEHAYLFSENRTHAVAIDDEEAIQAFYDLCKFEGIIPALESAHAVAYAMKLAKEKKYESILVNLSGRGDKDIDFVEAHYPPEKYL, encoded by the coding sequence ATGAAACAAAAGCCGTATTTGCAAGCGTTCCCAAATGCTGAGGGGTATTTTGGTAAATTTGGAGGTGCCTTTTTGCCACCCCAGCTCATCGAGCAATTTAAACAAATCGAAAAAGCCTATTTGACGATTGGAAATTCTCACAATTTTATACAAGAGTTGCGAGATATTCGCAAACATTACCAAGGCAGACCGACGCCGGTGTATTATGCCAAACGATTGACCGAATATGTCGGCGGTGGACGAATTTATCTCAAAAGAGAAGATTTAAATCACACCGGAGCGCACAAGCTCAATCACTGTATGGGTGAGGCCTTGCTGGCAAAATATTTGGGCAAAGAGAAACTCATAGCAGAAACCGGTGCAGGACAACATGGTGTGGCACTGGCTACTGCGGCTGCGTATTTTGGTCTAGAGTGTGAGATTCATATGGGTGAGGTGGATATCGAAAAAGAGCATCCCAATGTGATTCGTATGAAGATGTTAGGGGCCAAAGTGGTACCGGTGAGTTTTGGTGCCAAAACACTCAAAGAAGCGGTCGATTCAGCATTTGATGCGTACCTAAAAGAATCAGACCGTGCGATTTATGCGATTGGCTCCGTCGTGGGTCCGCATCCGTTTCCAAAAATGGTGCGCGATTTTCAAAGTATCGTGGGAATCGAAGCCAAAGAGCAATTTTTTGAGATGACGGGAAACTTGCCTGACAATCTAGTCGCTTGTGTGGGTGGCGGTAGCAATGCGATGGGACTCTTTTCTGCCTTTATCGAAGACCCTTGTGAAATTTATGGCGTCGAACCACTCGGACGGGGTACGAAATTAGGAGAACATGCGGCGAGTTTGAATTATGGAAGCGAGGGTGTGTTGCATGGATTTAATTCTATCATGTTACAAAATACTGATGGCACTCCTGCACCGGTTTATTCGATTGCTAGTGGACTTGATTATCCTTCTGTTGGACCAGAGCATGCTTATCTCTTTAGTGAAAACAGAACCCATGCGGTAGCGATTGATGATGAAGAGGCGATACAAGCCTTTTATGATTTGTGTAAATTTGAAGGTATCATCCCTGCATTAGAGAGTGCGCATGCTGTGGCGTATGCGATGAAACTTGCCAAAGAGAAAAAATACGAGTCAATTTTGGTGAATCTAAGCGGAAGAGGGGACAAGGATATTGACTTTGTAGAAGCGCACTATCCGCCTGAAAAATATCTATAA
- a CDS encoding alpha-keto acid decarboxylase family protein, which yields MTLGDLVVEVVKQLGVKHIFGVPGDYNLRFLDYVVENDEVQWIGNCNELNASYAADGYARENGIGVLVTTHGVGELSAANGIAGSYAHNIPILHIVGYPNSVILDHDIPVHHTLANYKKNSFLESFNSITGAATILTAENYLTEIQRVVLDMLRTKKPCYLGIPTNLVDMDISETLDDISFNYQNHDTYRVEAVGDLIIERYNQAKKPMFLLGVNIARFGWREQMTTLLKKTQSKFTTTLMGKSIINETNVAQPNYIGIYAGDYSTPGIEKVMQESDCIISIGTVDTDLNTGGFSEDGIDLSRVMTIRPDTIKIGKKIYSGVSVMMLLDYLIAQLSEKKEPWVTADLLSTKPPLNEDPKGTKLNHKDFWPLVRHHIIKEGDIVVAEAGSSLFGLVQENLPAGIDFVSQILWASIGYTLPAAIGSAIASPHRRVLLFIGDGSFQLTAQEISLITRYQLDITIFLINNDGYTIERAIHGPNQSYNDIAVWHYLDFAKSLGIKETISVKTFKEFFEQLDAIKKDGAKMVEVFFDKHDYPPMLRQISDKLAEANKNN from the coding sequence ATGACATTAGGAGATTTGGTAGTCGAAGTCGTAAAACAATTAGGCGTCAAGCATATTTTTGGCGTACCGGGAGATTATAATCTGAGATTTTTGGATTATGTAGTAGAAAATGATGAGGTTCAGTGGATTGGTAATTGCAACGAACTCAATGCGTCTTATGCCGCAGATGGGTATGCGAGAGAAAATGGTATCGGTGTTTTGGTTACGACTCATGGTGTAGGAGAGTTGAGTGCGGCCAATGGTATTGCTGGTAGTTATGCTCACAATATCCCGATTCTTCATATTGTCGGCTATCCCAATAGTGTGATTTTAGATCATGATATTCCTGTGCATCATACCTTGGCCAATTATAAGAAAAATAGCTTTTTAGAGTCATTTAATTCGATTACAGGAGCCGCTACGATTTTGACAGCTGAGAATTATCTCACGGAGATTCAACGGGTGGTATTAGATATGTTACGCACCAAAAAACCTTGTTATTTGGGCATACCGACCAATCTTGTGGATATGGATATCTCAGAAACGCTTGATGACATTTCATTTAATTATCAAAATCATGATACGTACCGAGTCGAAGCAGTGGGTGATCTTATCATCGAGCGATACAATCAGGCCAAAAAACCGATGTTTTTGTTAGGGGTCAATATCGCGAGATTTGGGTGGCGTGAACAGATGACGACATTGTTGAAAAAAACACAATCAAAATTTACAACAACACTGATGGGCAAATCCATCATCAATGAGACCAATGTCGCACAGCCCAATTATATCGGTATTTATGCGGGGGATTATAGCACGCCAGGTATCGAAAAAGTGATGCAAGAATCAGATTGTATCATCTCCATCGGTACGGTCGATACCGATCTTAATACGGGGGGATTTAGCGAAGATGGTATCGATTTGTCGCGCGTGATGACTATCCGTCCGGATACGATAAAAATCGGCAAAAAGATATATTCTGGTGTCAGCGTGATGATGTTGTTGGACTATCTCATCGCCCAACTTTCAGAGAAAAAAGAGCCTTGGGTGACGGCGGATCTTTTGAGTACCAAACCGCCTTTAAATGAGGATCCAAAAGGGACAAAACTCAATCACAAAGATTTTTGGCCATTGGTGCGTCATCATATCATCAAAGAGGGCGATATCGTCGTCGCAGAGGCAGGTTCGTCACTGTTTGGTTTGGTACAAGAAAACTTGCCCGCGGGGATTGATTTTGTCTCACAAATACTCTGGGCATCAATCGGTTATACCTTGCCTGCGGCTATTGGCTCAGCCATCGCATCCCCACATCGCCGTGTGTTGCTCTTTATTGGAGATGGTTCATTTCAGTTGACCGCACAAGAGATCAGTCTCATCACCCGATACCAACTTGATATTACAATCTTTTTAATCAATAATGATGGCTATACGATAGAACGCGCCATCCATGGGCCCAATCAATCCTACAATGACATCGCAGTGTGGCATTATTTGGATTTTGCAAAATCGTTGGGTATCAAGGAGACTATTAGTGTCAAAACATTCAAAGAGTTTTTTGAACAATTGGATGCCATCAAAAAAGATGGTGCTAAAATGGTAGAGGTATTTTTTGATAAACATGACTATCCACCGATGCTAAGACAGATCTCAGATAAATTAGCAGAAGCTAATAAAAACAACTGA
- a CDS encoding c-type cytochrome, which translates to MEYIGMFPLFYFPNIGSAWIMGITGTIHILASHTSVGAAILFAYLAHKAYKENRPELYTYMKKYGMFLLIFSYVIGSITGPGIWYTATAASPRGISALIHNFVWVWATEWVFFVFEVLGVFALVYFIDKIDRKTHLKLTYSFALASLGTLFLIIGIISFMMWPGDNAFYLTGSASDAFFGTNTFPHMFLRIGFMIMMSGVIGLIISSAMKKENLPLANELTKTMGVVSLIGGFLVMISFMWYVNTLPSNAEALLPIYLPGIIQTRIILIVAFTLYFLLAIFKPQYIGKTIAITMLFVIAILGVWPGEKLRESLRKPYIAGQYIYSNQIISRDVPGKKIKNEVPIVAQYGLLKVNPWIPKRLRTITNENKLEVGQLLTKIACSNCHSLDKGALFRPLMVRFKGFDAPGIKTFLKDALGTGSIPYMPKIALPDEEYDAMAAWIATQNK; encoded by the coding sequence ATGGAATACATAGGGATGTTTCCGCTATTTTATTTTCCAAATATTGGTTCGGCTTGGATTATGGGCATCACAGGCACCATCCATATCTTGGCATCTCACACCTCTGTGGGAGCGGCAATACTTTTTGCCTATCTCGCACACAAAGCATACAAAGAAAACAGACCAGAACTCTACACCTACATGAAAAAATATGGGATGTTTTTACTCATCTTTTCTTATGTCATCGGCTCAATTACGGGTCCTGGTATTTGGTACACCGCAACGGCTGCGAGCCCTCGAGGTATTAGCGCCTTGATACACAATTTTGTCTGGGTTTGGGCCACCGAGTGGGTCTTTTTCGTTTTTGAAGTCTTAGGTGTTTTCGCTTTGGTCTATTTTATCGATAAAATTGACAGAAAAACACACTTGAAACTCACCTACTCATTTGCACTGGCTTCATTAGGAACCCTCTTTTTGATTATCGGAATCATCAGCTTCATGATGTGGCCAGGCGACAATGCCTTTTATCTCACAGGCTCTGCAAGTGATGCATTTTTTGGTACCAACACATTTCCACATATGTTTTTGAGAATTGGATTTATGATCATGATGTCTGGCGTCATCGGATTGATAATCTCCAGTGCCATGAAGAAAGAAAACCTTCCATTAGCCAATGAATTGACAAAGACAATGGGTGTCGTGAGTCTCATCGGTGGCTTTTTGGTGATGATTTCTTTCATGTGGTATGTCAATACTTTGCCATCTAATGCGGAAGCTTTATTGCCAATCTATCTACCGGGTATCATTCAAACGCGTATCATACTCATCGTTGCATTTACACTCTACTTTTTACTGGCCATTTTCAAGCCGCAATACATCGGGAAGACCATCGCTATTACGATGCTATTTGTCATTGCAATCTTGGGCGTTTGGCCGGGTGAAAAACTACGGGAGAGTTTGAGGAAACCTTATATTGCAGGACAATACATCTACAGCAATCAAATCATATCACGAGATGTTCCTGGCAAAAAAATCAAAAATGAAGTACCAATCGTAGCACAATACGGTCTTCTCAAAGTCAATCCTTGGATTCCAAAAAGGCTTCGAACAATCACCAATGAAAACAAACTAGAAGTGGGACAACTTTTGACAAAAATCGCTTGTTCAAATTGTCACTCCTTGGATAAAGGGGCGCTTTTTAGGCCTTTGATGGTACGGTTTAAGGGATTTGATGCTCCGGGAATCAAAACTTTTTTGAAAGATGCACTGGGGACTGGCTCCATCCCATATATGCCAAAAATAGCATTACCGGATGAAGAGTATGACGCGATGGCAGCATGGATTGCCACACAAAATAAATAA
- the mqnE gene encoding aminofutalosine synthase MqnE: protein MNLIDKLESKERLSYEDGLALYELDLFTLGKYANERRKALYGKKAFFNINRHINPTNICKDICKFCAFSANRKNPNPYTLSHEEIIEVLDTSITHNITEVHIVSAHNPDAGLEWYLGMFSKIRAKYPNLHIKALTAAEINFLATTYNMSFETMIDRMIEAGVDSLPGGGAEIFDEKVREYICKGKVNSKEWLEIHKIWHSRGKQSNATMLFGHVEDRGHRIDHMLRLRDLQDESGGFNAFIPLVYQRDNNYLRVEKFLSPIEILKTYAISRLMLDNIPHIKAYWATSTINLALIAQEFGADDLDGTIEKESIQSAAGAASSHGLDLNTFLELIQTSGFIPVERDSLYHELKVYDQ, encoded by the coding sequence ATGAACCTAATAGACAAATTAGAATCCAAAGAGCGTTTGAGTTATGAGGATGGATTGGCACTTTATGAGCTTGATCTTTTTACTCTAGGAAAATATGCCAATGAGAGAAGAAAGGCCTTGTACGGGAAGAAGGCCTTCTTCAATATCAACCGTCATATCAATCCGACCAATATTTGTAAAGACATCTGCAAATTTTGTGCTTTTAGCGCAAATCGTAAAAACCCCAACCCTTACACCCTCTCACATGAGGAAATCATCGAAGTATTAGATACCTCTATCACCCACAATATCACCGAAGTACATATCGTCTCAGCCCACAATCCTGATGCTGGGTTGGAGTGGTATTTGGGGATGTTCTCTAAAATCAGAGCCAAGTATCCCAATCTTCATATCAAGGCACTCACCGCAGCTGAAATCAACTTTTTGGCGACCACTTATAATATGAGTTTCGAAACGATGATTGATCGTATGATTGAAGCGGGCGTGGACTCACTCCCTGGTGGTGGTGCTGAGATTTTTGATGAAAAAGTCCGTGAATATATCTGCAAAGGCAAAGTAAACTCCAAAGAGTGGCTTGAAATTCACAAGATATGGCATTCACGTGGCAAACAATCCAATGCGACGATGTTGTTCGGTCATGTAGAAGACCGCGGTCATCGGATTGATCATATGTTGCGGTTGAGAGATTTACAAGATGAGAGTGGGGGATTTAATGCTTTTATTCCATTGGTGTACCAACGAGATAACAATTACTTGAGGGTTGAGAAATTTTTGAGTCCGATAGAAATCCTCAAAACCTATGCGATTAGCCGATTGATGTTGGATAATATCCCACATATCAAAGCATATTGGGCGACGTCTACCATCAATCTCGCACTGATCGCACAAGAATTTGGAGCCGATGATTTAGACGGTACCATCGAAAAAGAGTCCATCCAATCAGCTGCCGGAGCCGCTAGTTCTCATGGCTTGGATCTTAATACGTTCTTGGAACTCATCCAAACCAGTGGGTTTATTCCTGTGGAGCGTGATAGTTTGTATCATGAACTAAAAGTATACGACCAATAA
- a CDS encoding HD domain-containing protein codes for MNLEEKIEELFNAKADDFKISKVIKEHIGDYLNSLDKIFIENQGKDFLVKHTRRIDNFIKIIYKYALRKYFGNYMPFSNSIPLVLVGMGSYGREELCVYSDVDLMIVYKKIKGYNIEPIIKDILTLAWDAGMKLGHRTHLVEELLEASNTDLSIKTAMLESRFLCGSKILWIETQRELESIRNYNKKETIKALLEAYHKRIAENPIKMEPNIKENEGGLRDANTLFWLCKIIYGIEKLKDLSDFILDEEEFKEFRHALEFLYRTRSATHLSAKRKQDVLNLEYIPDVAKKLGFQDKVLKSAQMQLSHRILQSMNTLKITSHIFINKVTAPLMADLSQYPALKKARIEPQLYVYHDTLYATYRKKDMTLLEVLKQLNQHYYDHIKFDISYVNLIRRCDIPAHNNKQIYDAFKALLYKEHIYEIFKALDDASLLHHIAKPFAKVKFLAQFDGYHKYPVDKHTIQSLYHLEHIADPFIASLQAALEEEQKAMMRLVIFFHDIGKGRRGNHSDIGAKIFKAYAMKLGFSTQAIQDGYVLIKHHTLMSNIANRENIYNDKVVLAFVSKLHSIKILNMLYILTYADINGVGEKTYTNFTAKLLKDLYDVSIKSFENPELIGEAGKRIRRENILKKSEAFQKLKPIMQRKILNINSNFFFLKHSSVEIMEIAERTDKMQRFEYRITTSPYLSIEVIRFDDFNIGYLLGKLGFLDLVNMEIYKLFDGKKYFKLEFNEELGHDDAMSLNYLIEDSFDMSKTTTLTKPNILKNEIRLDCEHSLCSAGMSINTKNQKGLMAYVMSRFDEEKIDISMAKIQTIKGKTRNLFLIEKTLYLCENKDKILNLFITE; via the coding sequence ATGAATTTAGAAGAAAAAATAGAAGAGCTTTTCAATGCAAAAGCCGATGACTTTAAAATATCTAAGGTGATCAAAGAGCATATCGGTGATTATCTAAACTCGTTAGATAAAATTTTTATAGAAAATCAAGGAAAAGATTTTTTAGTCAAGCACACCCGAAGAATCGATAATTTCATCAAGATTATCTACAAATATGCACTCAGAAAGTACTTTGGAAATTATATGCCTTTTTCCAACTCCATCCCGCTGGTTTTGGTCGGTATGGGCAGTTATGGCAGGGAAGAGTTGTGTGTCTATTCGGATGTCGATTTGATGATTGTTTACAAAAAAATCAAAGGCTACAATATCGAGCCTATCATCAAAGATATCCTCACCCTTGCATGGGATGCGGGGATGAAACTCGGACACAGAACGCATCTAGTAGAGGAGCTTTTAGAAGCGAGCAATACTGACCTTTCAATCAAAACGGCCATGCTCGAATCACGATTTTTGTGCGGTTCTAAAATCCTCTGGATAGAGACGCAACGGGAATTAGAATCCATACGAAATTACAACAAAAAAGAGACCATCAAAGCACTCTTAGAGGCTTATCACAAACGTATTGCAGAAAATCCTATCAAGATGGAACCCAATATCAAAGAAAACGAAGGGGGACTCAGAGATGCCAATACGCTTTTTTGGCTGTGTAAAATCATATACGGTATCGAAAAGCTCAAAGACCTCTCTGATTTTATCTTGGACGAAGAAGAGTTCAAAGAGTTTCGCCATGCTCTTGAATTTTTATACCGCACGCGCTCAGCGACACATCTGAGTGCCAAACGGAAACAGGACGTCTTGAATCTTGAGTATATTCCCGATGTCGCCAAAAAGCTGGGCTTTCAAGATAAAGTACTCAAAAGTGCGCAAATGCAACTCTCTCACAGAATCTTGCAATCGATGAATACGCTCAAAATCACCAGTCATATCTTTATCAACAAAGTCACCGCTCCTTTGATGGCGGATCTCTCCCAATATCCCGCACTCAAAAAAGCGCGCATCGAGCCGCAACTCTATGTCTATCATGATACACTCTATGCAACCTATCGTAAAAAAGATATGACGCTTTTGGAGGTCTTAAAGCAGTTAAACCAACACTACTACGATCACATCAAATTTGACATAAGCTATGTCAATCTAATCCGCAGATGCGACATCCCCGCACACAACAACAAACAAATCTATGACGCGTTCAAAGCGCTCTTGTATAAAGAACATATTTATGAAATCTTCAAAGCGCTCGATGATGCCTCACTCTTGCATCACATCGCCAAACCCTTTGCCAAAGTGAAGTTTCTCGCGCAATTTGATGGCTATCATAAATATCCTGTCGATAAGCATACGATTCAATCATTGTATCATTTAGAACACATCGCAGACCCTTTTATCGCCTCTCTACAAGCGGCACTTGAGGAAGAACAAAAAGCGATGATGCGCTTGGTGATATTTTTTCATGATATCGGCAAAGGTCGTCGGGGCAATCACAGTGACATTGGCGCTAAGATTTTCAAAGCGTATGCGATGAAGTTGGGATTTTCAACCCAAGCCATCCAAGATGGATACGTCTTAATCAAGCACCACACGTTGATGAGCAACATCGCTAATCGTGAGAATATCTACAATGACAAAGTCGTCCTCGCTTTTGTCTCAAAATTGCACAGTATTAAAATTCTCAATATGCTCTATATCCTCACCTATGCTGATATTAATGGTGTTGGAGAGAAGACCTATACGAACTTTACGGCAAAATTGCTCAAAGATTTATACGATGTCTCTATCAAATCTTTTGAAAATCCCGAACTCATCGGTGAGGCAGGCAAACGGATACGACGTGAGAATATACTCAAAAAAAGCGAAGCATTCCAAAAGCTCAAACCCATCATGCAACGCAAAATTCTCAATATCAATTCAAACTTTTTCTTTTTGAAACACAGCTCTGTTGAAATCATGGAAATTGCAGAGCGCACCGATAAGATGCAACGATTTGAATATCGTATCACTACATCACCCTACCTCAGCATCGAGGTCATTCGATTTGATGATTTTAATATCGGGTACCTTTTGGGAAAACTCGGGTTTTTAGACCTTGTCAATATGGAAATCTATAAACTTTTTGATGGGAAAAAGTATTTTAAACTCGAATTTAACGAAGAGTTGGGCCATGATGATGCGATGAGTCTCAACTATCTCATCGAGGATTCGTTTGACATGAGCAAAACAACCACCCTCACCAAACCCAACATTCTCAAAAATGAGATTCGTCTCGATTGCGAACACTCACTCTGCTCTGCGGGGATGAGTATCAACACGAAAAACCAAAAAGGATTGATGGCGTATGTGATGTCACGTTTTGATGAAGAAAAAATCGACATCTCCATGGCAAAAATCCAAACCATCAAAGGCAAAACTCGAAATCTTTTCTTAATCGAAAAGACACTATACTTATGCGAGAACAAAGACAAAATACTAAATTTATTTATCACGGAGTAA